The Amphiprion ocellaris isolate individual 3 ecotype Okinawa chromosome 6, ASM2253959v1, whole genome shotgun sequence genome contains a region encoding:
- the ankrd13a gene encoding ankyrin repeat domain-containing protein 13A, whose amino-acid sequence MSMATVSEDIREKFPLHSAVWENDYRKLEEQITLPQNDIEAMDPRGRTPVHLAVSLGHLESVRVLLRHGAEVTKENAKNWTVLQEAVSTGDPEMVQLVLQRRDYLKASTALGGVPELLSKIRESPDFYMEMKWEFTSWIPLLSRVCPSDVCRIWKSGACLRVDATLLGFENMTWIRGRRSYIFRGDDSCAELMEVNHDDEVVDTERFNISQEMEDVTLESMQPAEQEVAKRLTTPIVNTYLDTKDIAFERNKSGIWGWRSDKTEMVNGFEAKVFSVNNVNVVIRTRTEHLTDEEKARIKSERNILESLLGTVEQHISAQGDLTLEYATANNPTAITPEEYFDPDFDLGNRDIGRPIELSIRTQKFKGTLWMSEEHPLSLVEQVTPIIDLMARTSSHFARLRDFVTLKFPPGFPVKIEIPLFHVLNARITFGNVNKCSTEEEAPTTAAATPTSSGDDEEAAALPLFQVCPALFEVPVSYHRRGGSRHTPMSNNDEELLQYAIHQSLLESRRDTSQEGSWDDVDADFTDVLPSSQSDRSIPEGVLVEYRDTSSPASSPSASSPDSDLRLAMELSARVQEEEERMRKQEEEELERILQLSLTEK is encoded by the exons ATGTCCATGGCTACCGTTAGCGAAGACATCAGAGAGAAGTTCCCCTTGCATTCCGCAGTGTGGGAGAATGATTACAGGAAACTGGAAGAACAGATAACGTTACCACAG aatgACATTGAGGCTATGGATCCCCGAGGCCGGACACCCGTGCACCTGGCTGTGTCTCTCGGCCACTTAGAGTCAGTGAGAGTCCTTCTGAGACATGGTGCTGAAGTCACAAAAGAAAATGCCAAGAATTGGACAG tGCTGCAGGAGGCAGTTAGCACTGGAGACCCAGAGATGGTCCAGTTAGTACTTCAACGCAGAGACTACCTCAAAGCCTCCACTGCTCTGGGAGGAGTGCCTGAGCTGCTGTCAAAAATCCGCGAG TCTCCAGACTTCTACATGGAAATGAAGTGGGAATTCACCAGTTGGA TCCCTCTTCTGTCCCGAGTTTGTCCAAGTGATGTTTGTCGCATTTGGAAAAGTGGCGCCTGCCTGCGAGTGGATGCCACTCTTCTGGGCTTTGAAAACATGACCTGGATCAGAGGGCGTAGAAGCTACATCTTCAGAGGAGATG ATTCGTGTGCAGAGTTGATGGAGGTGAACCATGATGATGAAGTAGTGGACACTGAACGCTTCAATATATCCCAAGAAATGGAGGACGTCACATTAGAGTCAATGCAGCCTGCTGAGCAGGAAGTTGCCAAAAGGTTGACTACTCCTATTGTCAACACCTACTTGGACACAAAGGATATTGCTTTTGAGAG GAACAAGTCTGGGATTTGGGGCTGGCGAAGTGACAAAACAGAAATGGTCAATGGATTTGAAGCAAAG GTTTTCAGTGTGAACAATGTAAATGTGGTAATTAGGACAAGGACAGAGCATCTCACAGACGAGGAGAAAGCCAGGATTAAAA GTGAAAGGAACATCTTGGAGTCTCTGCTGGGAACTGTGGAGCAGCACATAAGTGCACAAGGG GACCTTACTCTTGAATATGCAACTGCCAATAATCCCACTGCAATCACTCCAGAGGAGTATTTTGATCCTGACTTTGATCTTGGAAACAGAGACATCGGTCGTCCCATCGAGCTGAGCATTCGAACACAGAA GTTCAAAGGTACGTTGTGGATGAGTGAGGAACATCCCCTGTCCCTGGTGGAGCAGGTAACCCCCATTATTGACCTCATGGCTCGAACCAGCTCCCATTTTGCACGGCTGCGAGACTTTGTAACCCTGAAGTTTCCTCCTGGATTTCCTGTTAAAATAG AAATTCCCCTGTTTCATGTGCTGAATGCCAGGATTACATTTGGCAACGTGAATAAATGCAGCACGGAAGAGGAAGCACCCACAACGGCAGCAGCTACACCGACATCCTCAGGAGACGATGAAGAAGCAGCGG CACTGCCTCTGTTTCAGGTGTGTCCCGCTTTGTTTGAGGTGCCTGTGAGTTACCACCGTCGAGGGGGCAGCCGTCACACGCCCATGTCCAATAACGACGAGGAGCTATTGCAGTACGCCATCCATCAGAGTCTCCTGGAGTCTCGCAGAGACACAAGTCAG GAGGGGAGCTGGGATGATGTGGATGCGGACTTCACTGATGTTTTGCCAAGTAGCCAGAGTGACAG GAGTATCCCAGAGGGGGTGCTAGTGGAATACAGAGACACTTCCAGCCCTGCCAGCTCCCCCTCTGCCTCCAGCCCCGACTCGGACCTCCGCCTGGCCATGGAGCTCTCTGCACGAGttcaagaggaggaggagaggatgaggaagcaggaggaagaggagctggagaggatACTGCAGTTGTCGCTCACTGAGAAGTAA